The DNA sequence TCAGCGTTTCAGCAATGATTTTATCAAATGCCGGGCTCTTATAATGCGAGGTATTGTTTGAGCTACCGCTCAGCATGGTGTTAAGGAAGGAGGTCGGTTCATTGTAGTCGGCACACCAACCTGCGCGCGCGACATCAAAGGTACCCTGATGGCGATTATCCAGGAAGGTTTTCCATTCCTGATTTTCCAGCTTCACGTTTGCGCCCAGGTTTTTCTTCCAGATAGACGCCACGGCGATGGCCAGTTTTTTATGTAAATCGGAGGTGTTATAGAGCAGATTGAAGGTCAGCGGCTTATCAGCTGTATACCCCGCTTCGGTCAGCAGCTTTTTCGCTTCTTCATTACGTTTTTCCTGTGACCACTTAAACCACTCAGGCTCAATCAGTTTCATGCCATCGGTATATGGTGGAGTGTAGCTGTAGGCCGGCAGGTCACCCTGATTTTTCACTTTATTAACGATAATATCGCGGTCCAGGGCCATCTTCAGTGCAGTACGCACGCGAACGTCGGTAAACGGTGCTTTTTGGTTATTGATTTCGTAGTAATAGGTGCACAGATACGGATCGACGTGAACTTCCTGCGGGATCTCTTTTTTCAGTTTTTGGAACAGTTCAATCGGCATATTGTTATAGGTCATATCGATTTCACCGCTGCGGTAGCGGTTGACGTCAGTGACTTCAGAAGAAATCGGCAGATAGGTGACCTGATTAATTACGGTTTTAGCGTTATCCCAATAGTTAGTATTACGTTCCAGTACAATGCGCTCGTTGACGACCCAATCTTTTAGTTTATACGCACCGTTGTTGACGATATTCGCGGGCTGAGTCCACTTCTCACCAAATTTTTCAATAGCGGATTTAGGAACCGGAGAAACCGATGGATGAACGAGGAGTTTATAGAAATATGGCACCGGCTCGCTGAGAGTAACTTCAAAAGTATGATCGTCCAGCGCTTTTACGCCCAGGTCCGTTGCTGGTTTTTTACCGCTGATGATGTCGTCAACGTTGGCGAGATGACCATACTGCAGATAGCTCGCATAGGGAGAAGCGGTTTTCGGATCCGCCAGACGTTGCCAGCTATAAACAAAATCTTGTGCCGTGACCGGCGTACCATCGGACCACTTTGCATCTTTACGCAGATGGAAAGTCCAGACTTTAAAATCTTTGTTGTCCCACTTTTCAGCAACGCCCGCTACCGGATGGCCGTCAAGGTCGCTCACCAGCAGCCCTTCAAATAAATCACGACTGATATTGGATTCTGGCACGCCTTCAATTTTATGCGGGTCAAGCGACTGAACTTCTGAGCCATTGTTACGAACTAACGTTTGTTTATCCGCTAGCTGTACCCCTGCTGGTACATCTGCCGCCACGGCGGTATTAATAGTCATTAGCGCAGAAATGACTCCTGCAGCTACCAGGCTTTTTTTCGTGATGATGGTCATGTGTTTGTTACTCCAATCATTATAATTACTGGCTATTTAACCAGCCTGTTTCTCTTTTCTGGATTCTGCACAGGGCAGGAGTTTATGCCGCTGCCAGAGAGTACTGCTTGCTATCACCGACTTATTTATTACGACCGCTCAGACGGCAGCCTTGACGTCGATTCTTCCCCCCTGTCCGGAGGCGATATTAAATTGCGAAGAGCTATTTAATAAAAATTCTCATTTGCCTGTTTATACGGCTTAAGATAACGCCGGAAAGTACCAAAACGCTTTATTATCCGCCAATGCAATTTGCAAATATGTTACCGGTTTCTCTTTTGTGGCCTTCAAATTGATGAGGATTTGTCCCCTCCCCGTCAACCGTAAACGATTAAAATCTTTTTTATCATATAGATACATCAGTTCTCTCCCGTCAGGAGCCAGACAATGCTGAAGCGGTGCTTTTTTGTACGAAAAATTAACAATTGACTATTATTTAGCACATTCATCTGCTTCACTGGAGAAATTACTAATATCATTTCGATTATCTGACGGCAAGCGCCAGAGAATGATGTGAAGAAAATAACAGTCATTAAGATGGGCAAAAAGCGCAGGACATCGCGAAGAGAAATCATAACAATCTGATAATAAAGGGAAA is a window from the Klebsiella oxytoca genome containing:
- the oppA gene encoding oligopeptide ABC transporter substrate-binding protein OppA — encoded protein: MTIITKKSLVAAGVISALMTINTAVAADVPAGVQLADKQTLVRNNGSEVQSLDPHKIEGVPESNISRDLFEGLLVSDLDGHPVAGVAEKWDNKDFKVWTFHLRKDAKWSDGTPVTAQDFVYSWQRLADPKTASPYASYLQYGHLANVDDIISGKKPATDLGVKALDDHTFEVTLSEPVPYFYKLLVHPSVSPVPKSAIEKFGEKWTQPANIVNNGAYKLKDWVVNERIVLERNTNYWDNAKTVINQVTYLPISSEVTDVNRYRSGEIDMTYNNMPIELFQKLKKEIPQEVHVDPYLCTYYYEINNQKAPFTDVRVRTALKMALDRDIIVNKVKNQGDLPAYSYTPPYTDGMKLIEPEWFKWSQEKRNEEAKKLLTEAGYTADKPLTFNLLYNTSDLHKKLAIAVASIWKKNLGANVKLENQEWKTFLDNRHQGTFDVARAGWCADYNEPTSFLNTMLSGSSNNTSHYKSPAFDKIIAETLKTSDEAKRADLYAQSEQQLDKDSVIVPVFYYVNARLVKPWVGGYTGKDPLDNTYTRNMYIVKH